ATTTCTGAGTCATTGACGTATCTTCCCTTTTCGTCTAGTCGTCGGTCGAGGGTTGCCACCGGGATTGGAGAACTCTGCCTGCTCTCTATCATCAATTCATCCATTGTAAAGTATTCCGCTTCCGATGGGTATTTCCGCTTTGAGATGGAGTTGCCATAAAAaccgaaataaataaaagctgtCTTGGGGAGCAGTTACAACAGCAGGTAGGTTGGCATTCCCGCACTTATGTTGCTGATCTATGATTGTTCACGTTCGCCAGTACAAGTGACAGTTATGACTTAGTAATGTGACCGAATTTCGTACGATTTGTGACGGGAGTAGCATATTTTGTGTATCAGGATTGATGGATGAAACGCGCTCGCTATAATTCTGCGGAAATGGAAGCTGACTGACTGAGTGCAACATTGATGGCAACTGCAGTGCAATACCGTGTACTTGATATGTTTTCAGTGATGTGCATTACTCCATAAATCATTAAGTAATACGTCCCACAAAAGCGAATTACGCTGAAAAAAAGGTCCGTTTGTGTTGGTGAAAATGGATGTAAAGGTGTTCCAtacgcaacaaaacaccattAGCCAATCGCACCGATCCGGGTTCACGTTCAGTGATGATCTTTTGTGATCGAACAACGTCATTACATCCACCCCATAGTAAACAAAACGCAGTAAGTGCCGTTTGCATAATACACCCATCGTCTGGCAGCAACAGCCTTGGACTTGCTGCACTTCGAGCACCCGGTACAGCGGTTCCACAGTCATCCACACGTCTCTTGGCAATTGATGGCTTTTTTAGAGAAAATGGCACCAACACTAACGACCGATTTCGCTTTCGCGACGCCAGATGCATTGCGATCGGCGCGTGTTGCTGCATTCGCTGGCTTTAGTTAACGCCGGACAGTCGACAGAGAAACTTACCGGTTACTTAGTGTAAGGTGCAGCAAGCTATACGCATACAGTGCAGGTGGAAATAGTTCGCGAAATTTCGGTTACATTACAGTCTTTTATAGTGTTAACTTACCAGGCTTTTGAATTGttcggaaggatttttttttacctctgTCACCTCACAATGCGTTACTTTGCGCCAGTCGCTACGGCGTCATTGTTGGTGGGACTGTTGGCTATGGTAAAAACAGGTTAGTCTTTCAAGGTAACCCATTTCGGGCAACGAACGCAACCACGAGCGATTGTGTACTGAGATGAGCCTTTACCGgcattttatatgttttttttactgctttttgAAGGGTACGGCCTTAATTGTGACTTTTGCTATGGCGAGGAAGATTGCTCCCTGGGAATGGACGTACCGATGGTGCATTGCGATGAAGAATCGGTTCAAATGACCAACAGCAGTCTAGACAGCTTCATTCGACCGCTTAGAACCGCCCTGCCAACAATACACCAGCGGTACGAGTGCATCCATATGCGAGCCAAATCGGTGAGCGGCCACGTGTTCCTGTTTGTCCGCGGATGCGTTCACCAGCTGGAAGGCGGAAGACACTTTTGTACGTTACCACACGCCACCTTCCAGGGATCGCTCGAGTGCATCGCTTGTCACGGCGATCGATGCAACAACGTTCCCGTCCCGCAGGATGACGAGAATGGAGCCGGTGACATGCCGCGGAGTTCGTTGATCTCGCTGGCAGTCTGCTCATTACTTGCAGTTTCGCTGGCCACCTTTACAACCCCGTACAGTTGATGAATAATGAGAATAAAAAGCTTCAACCCACCTCAGCTAAGTACAATTACAGTGGTTCGTGTCTGATTGGTGTAAGATCGCGCAATAGCCAGGTTGGACGGTTGGCGCGTtgttgtgtacgtgtgtgaaACAGTGTGTTGATGATGTGGTTGCGATCGGTGCATATTGGCGCACTAATAACTCACGCTGGAAGGGACGTCTCGAAGCGCCAAGGGTCAATCGCGATTGAGAAACAAGCCTGGTTGCCGGAACGGTTAGGGCGTAGGGTAGATCGTGCTCAATTATGTCGTGCCGTACACTTGAACTTTGCCAATTAGCTTATGTTTTGCGTAAGACTTAACGCGATATTAACTGTCGAGCCACTGCTCGGCACAAAAGCCCGGCAAAGCGAAGTCGAACCTGCCCTTTCGGGCCCGGCACGCCAGAGCTTTCGACGGCCTGTCGCTGACGGCAGTGGACCGATCGTCGCCTTATTCTTGTGACGCACTCACCGCACCCATCCGCACCCGCCCAGCCTGGTTTGCTCAATCAATAAACatataattaaattcaatcaaaacaatgcGGCTTAAAACAGCGCTCCCATGCAAGAGTGGGGAGATAAACGTCAAGCCGTTTGAACCGGTTCTTGCGTCTAGGCGCGGGAATGAAGGTACGCACGGACTCCGGTTTTGCATGCTGGCGAAACGTGTGTGGGACGCATGAGGACCTTCAAAAGTTCGAGACACCTTCGGGAGAAGCCGGCAACAACTATGATgcctgctgttgatgatgatggtgttgaaaTCTGCGTTATTGCGGCATCGACGACACCGGAAGAAACACTCCTGAGCGTAGGCAGGCGATGGGTGTACGGGTTTGCCCCGATACCGAATACCCGGTAGTTTCTGGTATATTGTTCTTGCAAAGTACCAGTGTACCGGAAGATGACGTGGGGATGGATTGACGTTCGAGTttgcgtttggtttttgggtgaggtttgtttgtatttattaaacaaatatcgCATTCATAAATCAAATCTCGCACATCCAGGCGTGGTCCTTTTTCTTCGAACGAGTATTTTCAACCCGTTCCGTTGCAACTCCACAGCCTCTTCAGCACACTGACAGCGGAGTGGATGCGGAGCATAAGTTTAAGTTTGCCGGAGCTCATCGTTCAGCCGCTTCCTTTGTGGACGTTTCGATCCTTTCTAAACACGGGCAAAGCACCATCGTATGCTTATTACCTTTGCCGGGCGCGTAGTCCTTGGCGCCTGGCAAAGTTCATCAGCACTCGACGTCTTTCCCGTTTTGATAAAgaagtaatttaaatattctatAAATTCTCCCAATTCATTTTGGCGACACGTACACGCTTCTTGGGGACGTACATGCGAGCCGCGCCATAATCATCACACGTCATCAGCAGTATCGTCGTCTAATTCACGATTCCTCCCTTTCCTTCCGGTATGGCACTGTGGTATGGGGAGTTTTCCACCTAATAACGCTGCGGCGTatggatggaattttgaaTTATTCGTCTCCACTACGTTTGGGAATAACTTCCTATTAAACTTGTACTAACAACATGTAGGAAGAAGTAATGAGGCTACAGTACAATATGATGTAATTATAGACGGTTTCAATGGTGGTCTATTGAAATATCAATATAGCGAAGAAATTTGACATATTTATGATGCATCTTCCCAAACATTCCATAATGCAACAAAATGTAGTTTAGTTTTATAACTCGTAGTAATTTATTCCCACTGTTGACCGTGTTCTTTTCCGTTGTCGCCAAATAACGCTGTCCGTGAAGGAACTTGAGCACAATTTATTAACACTCAGTAGCAGCAAGAGTGGTGGGCGGTCCTTATGTTGCTAGGGCAACACATCATACGCACCCTGCATCGATAACTATCTTCTTGTCGATACTTGACTCAAGAAGTGTTGTCACTGACGCACGCCATGGGACCGCGTCTTCTGGGATCGCTGAGCTGTGTGGAGAGTTTGGACCGCCTCTGCAAGGATGGTTCTAATCGGATGATGACACTTGCGAATCCGATCAAACGCAACGCCCCTTTGCAAAGGGAATTTCCGGCATCCGTATCCGGGGTTCGAAGCGGGCGAAAGAATGGATGCCCACTCAACACGGGACTCCCGCTCCTGAACCCGATCGGACGGGATCCCATTCCGGACATCCTGAATTCATCCTTCGCAATTTTCGGGGATATTCATCTTCCAGAAATAACGAAAGCTGTCCATACGACGACGGCTACTCCTGGCACGGGAAGCGGTTTCATTCTGATTTATGACTTCGGGGTTTCGAAGAATAACTTCATCAACCGTTACGCTGTGCACCCGGAGCCCAAGTTGTAGGGCATCTGATTCCTTCGAATGCTGACTTCCCACACACAACGCAGCACACGCCGTGTGTGAAACCGTGGGGCCGTGCAGAGCCGTGTGAAGCTGCCAGCAGCAAACGGATGCTCGGAAGTATCTCCGAAATCGCCAGACATTGGCTGGCAACGGTGCTGTTCCGCTCGCTCGGTTGTGTTGATtcgtaataataataagtaatTATTTATGCCTCAATAGAAAATCACGAATCACACCGAAATAGAAGCTTTTGAGGAAGGAAGGATAACATCTATTCCACCGTTTGTGCCTGCCTCGAGATGAAACCTGGGATCACATCGATGCTTGTGGCGTATGGAGAAGAGAGTAACGACCCAATCCTTCTTCAAAATGGaaaggttttgttgttataGAATGCCATCGGGAAATTGGCACAAACAAAGACTGACTCGCATCTTCCCGCTTTTCCGGGGTGCGAATATCTCCCAGTGGAGGAATCAAGCGTTCCATGTTTCCGTTTCACGGCTGCACCTGAGCAGGTTTCAGCTGTCAAAAGTAAAGCACCACGTGTTGGGCAAGAGTTCTCGTGTATATCTCCGCTGTGCGTCCAACCTGTTTTCGAACGTTGATGATAATTAATTCCGACGCCGTTTGTACCGAATCGTGTGCGTTTAATTTTGACAAGCGTTCGCGTTTGTAGGGCGGCCGGCgaataaacaaatgaattgTGCCATTCCGGCGGTAAGTAGAATCGGTATTCGGTTGGAAAACGGGCCGGCAATGACTATTCCAATGATTGATGAAAACGCACTGCCTTCCGTATTAATGTTGGCAATACTCAACATTTTGTAGTGAAATTTGAACAAATCCAAGAAAATGTCGGACCACTTGCCAAACGTTCGCGATAGTTAATAGCATCGGTGAGCGGGAATGGCGGCATGAATCAAATCAATTGTTTGCGCAGGCAGAAAGTGTTTAAAACCACGATTGCCTCGAAATTACTTTCCCACTAGCCCTGACTAATGCTATCCAGCCCGGTACGGTGAATCCCATTGGGAGATTTTCGGTCGGCCGAATGCCGGAAACGATTTATGTCTTAAAAGACGATCCGAAGCAATGTGTATCGCCGTGTGTGGGCTAGCGCTAGCCGCATCGAAAGGGTCGGGGGCCGTTTGTCTGCATCGAGTCGAAGTGATTTGTACATCCTCAATGCCCCGAATGGTCGTCGGTTTTTGAACCAGGTCGGGGTGAGAATGTCTTGGGAAATCTTTTACGCCTTCCAGTGTCTTACCTAGCCCAAGCCAATGCCAAGACGAATTGGTGTAAAATCTTGAATGTATGTCTTGTGCGAAGAATAAACAACCTAGCGCCCGTGGTTGGGCTGATATGTGAAAAGTTAGAAGCAGCGTATAAATTTCCCTCCGACCGGTCGTTTGTAGCTGCAGCGAAGGATGCGGCGCCGAACAGCGTTCCAGTTGTCCTTCCGGTCCTcaatgtatgtgtatgtgtgttagtACAGGACAAGGACGTTCCGCCCCGTAAGTACACAGGGTGCTTGTATACCGTATGGATCTGGTGCGATCGATGCGGATGGAGATGAGATGAGAAAGAAGTGGCCTGCTGGTGGAAAGAGTTGTTGGCGAAAGAGGGAATGAGGCTTCCAGCACCTTCCAGCCCACCTGGTGCAAGATTCCTAAGACGGAAACCACATTATATTATTAaagttgtttatgtttcttatAATATCAAATTAAGAGTTGGAGATTAGTTAAGATAAAGCGCATATAAATTACGATAGacttaaattgatttttgctcCGGCAGAGCGGATGGTATTTCGCGTGCTCTAAACCGGACGGTCGTATCGGGGCACGTCGTGTGATGTTAGCACCTCCCGGTTGCTGTAGTTCCCGGCAAATCGAAAGGGTGGCGTACCGCTGGCAGAAGGCAACAGGAGACGGTCTGTTTGAGTTGAGTTCACTACCGGGtgttctgtgtgcgtgtgtgtggccgTCTAGGAGGAGGTAGTGTATGCCCACGCGAGTACGTCGGTGTAGCGAACGAGGCCGCGGAAAGTTTTGTCTATGCGGCGTGTCTAATGTTACACCAGAGGTGAGTTATAGTGGGCTACGGTGGTAGCAACTTGTGCCATTTCCTGCCAACGGTGGTCGGCAGGCAGGACCACGGGACGCAACGTTCGATTGGCAGGATCGAGTTTCCTTATCCTTTTGGCCGGGACCGGTCAGGCCGCCAGGCCAGGATGCCAGGCCGCACCGACTAGGCACGGTGTTTGCCTTTGTTTggctaattaattattttaattattaatatgaATTCGACGCCACCGTGCTTATATACCTTGACGAACCTTCGCGTCTTTCGGGTACGTTGGGTACTTTGACTTTGTTTATCTATCAGCGACGGCAAGGCATGGGGTAAGCCGGCAACGGCAAAGTGTCGGAGAGTCATTTAGAAAGCGCACAAGATCACGGTAAGatatttccaattttccttcctgccAAAAACCAACGTGTTGATTGACTCGGTAGCCGCAGATACCCAAGCGCTGGTGTTGGTGTCTGGTCCGccctgtgtgcgtgtgtgtgtgtgtgtgtgtttgcataaTGATAAGTTAGCCCCCATTGAATGGGTaagtaatttaaattgataatttaCTAAAGTTTTCCCCATGCAAGCATAGGTGGCAGAAATTGTGGGCGAATGTTTGAAACCACGACAACCAGCGACGGAGAGATCCTCAATGGACTCAATGGTTTAATTCCAAAAAAAGCTTTTGAAGGTTAGCTGAGACTCACGTTGATTGttgtgtgaatattttatgtcAAGCTCTATCGACATGAACCGGATGGTGCGGCGCGAAATTCAATAACTGCAGGTGTTTGAAACAGTCCGGACTGCAAGGCATCGCTCAGGATGTGCTCTTTAGTTTTGAAcctttgtttgctgttgcttttgaaTGCGGTTAAAAATGGTACGCATTTTCATGTTAAAACGCCTGGTAGCTGGTAGTATCTGCATTGGATTTGGTTTCGCCCTAGGTTATGCCACCCAGTGTGTGCACTGTATCGCACAAGGCGATGAACGTTCCTGCGACGATTCGGGGGAATTGATGGAGTGCAACCAGGAGTTGGCGGAGAAGTATCTATCGCTGTTCAATCGTGTGAACGAAGACTTGGACGTGGCGAAAGCGGATAAAACTCGCTTCAAGTGCTTCAAGTTCATGATTCTAGGCGAAGAAGTTTTCCATCTGAAGGGCTGCACCTACGAGAACCTTCCGATTTGTGAAAACCTGCACAACAACATGCATTGCGAATCGTGCCAAGGCAAAGATTGCAACGGCCTGTACATCGGTAGctacgacgatgatgatgaccgGGCGGGCACTCATGTGTCATCGATCGGACTAATGGCCACTTGTGTGTTGATTATCGGTTTATTTCGCTTCACTCTATCGCGCTAGTTCAGCCAACCTCCTGGCGAGGTATTGGATGAGATCATCGCACCGCTTTAGCTGGAAATCATCAGCGTACCAATGATGATAGCTACACTCAGCAGCGCACTGTTGAGCGGATTTTGGGCGAGCTTATGCAACGTAGCGCCACTGTCGTAGTCGCTGTAACAGCTGAGGTTCCCATTGTATTGGTACGTCGGCTGTTTGCAAATGCTTTTAGTACCCGCCGTGCATCCTTGTACGGCAAATGTGTCATTCACGGAGCCTGGTAGTAGTATagcaaatattaaattaagaactccagcaaaaaaaaaactcgtaaaCGGATCAACGCTACTCACCTTGCGGCTTAAAGCTCACCTTAACGCAACTATACTTGGAGGAGGTGGCCGTAAATTCGCTCACATTTTTGAAGTACGTCGACAACTGGATCACTGTTTGATTCACAATAGCAGCTGTGCAAGTAACTTTCGGAACGGTTTGGTTGGTATGGCAAGCCTGCACTCCAAAGCATGCCGGACATTGAGTGGCGAACACTGAAAGAAGGCAAttgatgttatttttctgTTACACAAAACACGCCACAGCGCCATCACGAACCATAGCTCACACAGACACTCAGTGTACAAATAAAAGCTAACGCACGGTACATTTCGATCACCTCTGTTCGGCTTGTTTGGCTATAATACTGATTGCCGCCGTGTGGGACGCGTTTTTATCAAAGAATCGGCGTCAATGAATCActtgaaaatgttacaaaaagaGCACGCTTGGAacggtttgtttgcgttgACTTTAGATAAGTATTGCGGGCTGGTGAGTCTTAACGGGCGATAGTGCGACATTGTATATCACTGACACATCCACTATTAAGAGCTGtggaaaaaagttaaatgatGAACCGAACCGAATAGCGTTCAGTGCAATTACAACATATGAACCACAGCTGGGGATGTACGGTGCGCTTGCTTGTTCCATTTGCAGCAATCAATTGGATTCCCAGATATTAAGCTCGCTTGAGTTTTGTGCTAATAAACTCAAACATACGCAGCATGCATCCATGCGGTCCATACGTCCGAAAAATCGAACTCACCACCGTACACGATTCGAAAAATAGAACACCAGATGCATTCAATTTCGGCTAACAAATCAAATTTGCCACATCAGAGAGTTGGCAAGTGGCAAATTGGAAGTTCGTGCTAGGGAATTCAGCATGCCAGTTACCCTGCCCGATGTGCACCATTTCGTAGGCGTTGCGGCAAATCACTAAACGAACCGTAGGTGTCCGGATTGGTTTTCCATCGTTTGCAGGGGTCCGTTGCTCGTCCGGGTGTTGCTCTCCAATGTCCAACGCTACCATTTTCGCCATGACATCGGTGCATGGATATGAGTGTATCAATAATAACTGCGGTTTGATCAAGAGCCACTTTCATCCCTTTGGCTGTCTCGTTCTGCCGTGCCGTGTGGGATGGCATCCGTACCGGAAAATGCTCTCCGGTTTGTACGGTACGTGCGGCTTTTGGCGGTGTCGAACGGTTCGTTCTGGTGCAAAAACCCCACACTTTCCGAACGCATCACCAGTGGGTAAAGGTAAAAGAGCAAATAATTGCATATTTGAATCCAATCCGTGTCCGGGCGGGGCTGGTCGAGCTGGTCGGGTTGGTGGAGCGGGGCGCTCTGGGCGATGAGAACGTTGTCATCGTTGGGTTCCGGCTGCGGAGAATCGGTTTGAGTGTCAATTTCCTCGTTGCGCTTCCAGGGGGACCACCTGTCCCTTGCCTTTGCCAGTGCGCCCATACAGCGCCAGTGGTCAGTGAGGCtatctgttttgctttttcataGGCTGGTATGGCAAGCTGCCGGGTGCCGGATGAGCCGGGTGTCgagtgtttggttttgccaTCGGCCATCAAATATGTAACATCCACAGCAGAGCCCCAATGTCGAACGGTCTCGACATTGCACAACCATTACCGGAGCACGCACGGGACAGATTGGGATCGGGGTTATTGTATTCGATGGTTATATGCATATTTTACGATCCATTCTCACTTGGCCGGCCTCGAGAGCACTTGGCCGAGGGTGAATGCTGACCGATGACATCGGTCCATTCAATGGCAGGAGGAAGTGGTTTTTATGCCGATGTTAaccgtattttttgttttgcccggTGTTTCATGCTGCAGATTTGCATAGATGTGGGACCCGTTGCTGATGTCCGTGAGTGTGCAGcaacagtgcaaaaaaaactgttcaatctgttgctgtattttttactttaaacagGCAATTGAATACGACATTTCGATGGAGGCATCGAGGGAGATGGAGTGGCGTTCGGAGCGAATTGTGTCGAAAATTGGTGTGAACAGGATGGGATTGGATTTGATTGAACTGATCCCGATGGTgggataaatatttcatcgcCATGGAGTTGATTATGAGCAGTTCggtttgatttatgatgcatgatttaaaattaaatcacttAATTGGTTTTTGCATATTCGATTGAGCGGGCGTGTGTATGCACATGCGACTGTCCTCTGCATGGTCACTTGGCCGTATGTCATCGGTGAGGTTGGACCCAGGGTAGAGAAGGGGACCCTTAATTGAACATCACACACACGTTTATTTTCATAACGTGAGTCATTTGTCAACCGGGGTACCCAAAAAGTGGTCAATTTCGTGTTTACAAAAGCCATCATCAAAGGTGATAAATTGGATACATTTTGGTCGTAAAATGAAGTCACAAACGCAACGAACTGGAAACGATAGAAGTGATTCGCAAATAAACGATAAGCGAAATAATTTGATGATTGTTTGATGCagagcaccaaaaaaaaatcatgcaatgAAAGTTTATAAAAGATTACAATGTTGACGGGAACTGATTGTACAGCTGGAAGGTCATAAACGAAACGGTGCTGAAACATGTTTGAAGTCACTGCGAAGCTGGTCGTTATGGCAATAATTGTAGTAAGTACAATATAAATCTTCGAAAGTGACTAAATGACTTGAAAAGTGTCTTGAAGTTAACTAAAACAAACTATTTCCTTGGTGTCAATTTATCCAGAACTTTAGTTTTGCACATCGAGGACATGGCGATAGAGACGATGACAACGATAGCGACGGTGATCGAGGATGGGATAGAGGTTCGCCCTACTGGAACAATTACCCTTCCACGACAACTGTGAGGTATACGGTAATAGGACTTCCCGGTTTTACAACTACAACTATTAGAAATGTGGCTGTAACTGTTCCTCCATTTACTGTGAATACGGGTTTTGATGTTCGAAATGGGTAAAAAGTAAGCAGACGATCAACGATGGTTTGACATGGCATTGGTAAATGGTGGGGCAATTAGACAgaataaaactttaatttaaactcATCAAGGTGAAAAaagagtaaaataaaatttagtTGACACCGTAAGAAGATGTGCGTTCGTTTAGTTAAATATAAAAGTTATACGGAACACTAATCTGCGGcctatttaatattatttaacataattcgaaattattttaataatcgcGTATCTCCTTTTTAACACTTTGGGCGGTTATATTTATTCCGATTTCATTCACAGCAAGTTCAATTCCCTCTGCATCATTTGTTATTAAAAGGAGTAGCACGAGGCTGGCCCACAAACTACTGAGCAACTACGTTATCATTGCATTGGGAAGCAGAATGCCATAACTCGAAGGCTCTGAAGGTGTGCGATTGGGTTGGGCGAAGTAAAAAAGggcataaattaatttacttctCTCGTCGCCTCGACACGGATTCGAGCGGCAAACCGTCCGCAGAGACTATGAAACCGGAAAACGGACGGGCCAAC
This region of Anopheles marshallii chromosome 2, idAnoMarsDA_429_01, whole genome shotgun sequence genomic DNA includes:
- the LOC128709211 gene encoding uncharacterized protein LOC128709211, with amino-acid sequence MYRALAFICTLSVCVSYVFATQCPACFGVQACHTNQTVPKVTCTAAIVNQTVIQLSTYFKNVSEFTATSSKYSCVKVSFKPQGSVNDTFAVQGCTAGTKSICKQPTYQYNGNLSCYSDYDSGATLHKLAQNPLNSALLSVAIIIGTLMISS
- the LOC128709094 gene encoding uncharacterized protein LOC128709094; the encoded protein is MRYFAPVATASLLVGLLAMVKTGYGLNCDFCYGEEDCSLGMDVPMVHCDEESVQMTNSSLDSFIRPLRTALPTIHQRYECIHMRAKSVSGHVFLFVRGCVHQLEGGRHFCTLPHATFQGSLECIACHGDRCNNVPVPQDDENGAGDMPRSSLISLAVCSLLAVSLATFTTPYS